One region of Methanophagales archaeon genomic DNA includes:
- the nuoE gene encoding NADH-quinone oxidoreductase subunit NuoE translates to MVEIDLNRVEEIIDRYEGEEGVLIQMLLDLQSEFNWIPRGVIARISERLHIPKSQIYRIASFYKAMSLSPVGRHVIQVCLGTACQVRGAPRIMDRVKESLGIEEGETTQDMRFTLRRVNCLGCCAMGPVVVVDGDYHGKVTPSEVEDLLQSYK, encoded by the coding sequence ATGGTAGAGATAGACCTGAATAGGGTAGAGGAGATAATAGACAGATACGAGGGGGAGGAGGGCGTTCTGATCCAGATGCTTCTTGATTTGCAGAGCGAATTCAACTGGATACCAAGGGGGGTGATTGCGCGAATAAGCGAGCGGCTGCATATTCCAAAGAGCCAGATATACCGGATAGCGAGCTTTTATAAGGCGATGAGTCTTAGTCCTGTTGGACGACATGTAATACAGGTATGTCTGGGTACTGCATGTCAGGTACGTGGTGCACCCAGGATTATGGACCGCGTAAAGGAGAGTCTGGGTATAGAGGAGGGAGAGACTACGCAAGATATGCGGTTCACCCTTAGACGTGTGAACTGCCTTGGGTGCTGCGCTATGGGACCAGTAGTGGTGGTAGATGGAGATTATCACGGCAAGGTAACGCCGTCGGAAGTGGAGGACCTCTTACAGAGCTACAAGTAG
- a CDS encoding riboflavin synthase: MTKKVGIADTTFARYDMAAVAIEELKKAASVRIERYTVPGMKDLPVAAKKLIEEKDCDIVMAFAMPGPADIDKQCAHEASLGIIAAQLLTSTHIIEVFVYEDEAGDDKELAWLAERRAREHARNVIKLLFKPHELTRDAGMGKREGFEDAGPLRL; this comes from the coding sequence GTGACGAAGAAAGTTGGTATTGCGGATACAACGTTTGCACGCTATGATATGGCTGCTGTAGCGATAGAAGAGCTTAAGAAAGCCGCATCTGTTCGTATAGAGCGGTACACGGTGCCGGGCATGAAAGACCTGCCAGTAGCGGCAAAGAAGCTGATAGAGGAGAAGGATTGTGATATCGTGATGGCATTTGCAATGCCTGGACCTGCGGATATAGATAAGCAATGTGCGCATGAAGCTTCTCTTGGTATCATTGCCGCACAACTTCTCACCTCCACGCATATAATTGAGGTCTTTGTGTACGAGGATGAAGCGGGAGATGATAAGGAGCTGGCATGGCTTGCAGAGCGAAGAGCGAGGGAGCATGCACGGAATGTGATAAAGCTCTTATTCAAGCCGCATGAGTTGACACGAGATGCGGGTATGGGTAAGAGGGAAGGTTTTGAGGATGCGGGTCCGCTGAGATTGTAA
- a CDS encoding DNA primase large subunit PriL, which yields MEYVKEAGFTLDDLISSVSARIRAKERVIEAIRTGQIHRPVIADDVQAQTELLSYPFARILVSCIHDSYLIRRYALAEAKGAYRRLLEDLRSGDSIIHELSEDLGIHAEFSSNFVLVPFTDYLRLTVNLRDKRWKLVNRSLVRGKVSLGMSEFVRIIQEAMYERIVKDLPLDVPDDICASLSEHIEHIRKELGIKRKNLEELHTPLRGDPNSYPPCIINILSNLKAGVNVPHSARFAVTAFLLNAGLSVDDVIEQYRNSPDFDEARTRYQVEHIAGAKSGTRYTAPSCATMRTYGNCVGKDELCEKIAHPLSYYRLKLKLKHKQKQKQGQGGL from the coding sequence TTGGAATATGTAAAGGAGGCGGGATTCACACTTGATGACCTCATCAGTTCAGTATCAGCGAGGATACGAGCTAAAGAGCGAGTAATAGAAGCTATAAGAACCGGACAAATCCACAGACCTGTTATAGCCGATGATGTGCAGGCGCAGACGGAGTTACTATCATATCCCTTTGCTCGTATCCTCGTATCATGCATTCATGATTCCTATCTCATTCGCAGGTATGCGTTAGCAGAAGCAAAAGGGGCATACAGGCGTTTATTGGAAGATTTGCGCTCTGGTGATAGTATCATCCATGAGTTGTCTGAGGATCTGGGCATACATGCCGAGTTCTCCTCCAATTTTGTTCTGGTACCTTTCACTGACTATCTCCGACTCACTGTTAATCTCAGGGACAAGAGATGGAAACTTGTGAATCGAAGTCTGGTGCGTGGTAAAGTGAGCCTCGGGATGAGCGAATTTGTACGAATTATCCAGGAAGCGATGTATGAACGGATAGTAAAAGACCTGCCGCTGGATGTCCCTGATGATATCTGTGCTTCGCTGAGTGAACATATCGAGCACATAAGGAAAGAACTTGGAATCAAGCGTAAGAATCTGGAAGAGCTCCATACTCCTCTGCGGGGCGATCCAAACTCCTACCCGCCATGCATAATAAACATCCTGAGCAATTTGAAGGCGGGTGTAAATGTGCCACACAGTGCGAGATTCGCCGTTACTGCTTTCCTGTTGAATGCCGGACTGTCTGTGGATGATGTGATAGAACAATACAGGAATTCACCTGACTTCGACGAAGCCCGGACGAGGTATCAGGTGGAGCATATCGCGGGTGCTAAGAGTGGTACTCGCTATACCGCCCCCTCATGTGCTACGATGCGTACCTATGGCAACTGCGTGGGCAAGGATGAGCTCTGTGAGAAGATTGCACATCCCTTGAGTTATTACAGGTTAAAACTGAAGTTGAAGCATAAGCAGAAGCAGAAGCAAGGGCAGGGAGGTTTATAA